A portion of the Punica granatum isolate Tunisia-2019 chromosome 7, ASM765513v2, whole genome shotgun sequence genome contains these proteins:
- the LOC116215323 gene encoding berberine bridge enzyme-like 21, with protein sequence MMKPSVSMPLLLLPYLLFLIAFHPCASDSSYDGLLQCLSNRTQPSDQISRIVYQQTNSSFTSILNAYVRNLRFNTTSTPKPLLIVTPLLESHVSAAVVCAKTLGLHIKIRSGGHDYEGLSYVSDDSFIILDMFNLRSIDVNVQDESAWVQAGATLGELYYRIWEKSKVHGYPAGICPLVGVGGHISGGGYGNMLRKYGLSVDNMLDARIVDAKGRILDRSSMGEDLFWAIRGGGGGSFGVILAYKVKLVPVPQTVTVFRVEKFLEDNATDLVYKWQLIAPSTDVNLFMRLLIQPVSSRTQKGEKTIRASVVTLFLGGADRLLSILSKDFPELGLKKENCMEMSWIESVLWWADFDNGTAPSALLSRVPDSVNFLERKSDYVQKPISKANLEWLWKKMIAAGKTGLVFNPYGGRMNKIAPSDSPFPHRAGNLYKIQHSISWTEEGPDAEKNYLSQIRRVYSYMTPFVSNNPRGSFLNYRDLDIGITSDSKNSYAEGEVYGVKYFKGNFDRLVKIKTAVDPTNFFRNEQSIPVKA encoded by the coding sequence ATGATGAAGCCATCCGTTTCAAtgcctcttcttcttcttccgtACCTTCTGTTCCTTATTGCTTTCCATCCATGCGCTTCGGATTCATCCTACGACGGCCTGCTCCAATGCCTATCGAATCGGACACAGCCTTCCGACCAAATCTCCAGGATAGTCTACCAACAGACTAACTCCTCGTTCACCTCCATCCTCAATGCCTATGTCCGCAACCTCCGCTTCAACACCACCTCAACGCCGAAGCCGCTCCTCATCGTGACTCCACTCCTAGAGTCCCATGTCTCGGCAGCGGTGGTCTGCGCAAAGACCCTTGGGCTTCACATCAAGATAAGGAGCGGGGGCCACGATTATGAGGGGCTGTCGTATGTTTCAGATGACTCGTTCATTATCCTGGACATGTTCAACTTGAGATCGATCGACGTGAACGTCCAAGATGAGTCCGCATGGGTCCAGGCTGGGGCCACCCTTGGGGAACTGTACTATAGGATCTGGGAGAAGAGCAAGGTCCACGGATATCCCGCGGGAATTTGCCCACTGGTTGGGGTTGGAGGGCACATAAGCGGCGGAGGTTATGGTAACATGCTGCGTAAGTATGGGCTCTCAGTGGATAACATGCTCGATGCGAGGATTGTGGATGCAAAAGGGAGGATCCTTGATCGGAGCTCGATGGGTGAGGACCTCTTTTGGGCCATTAGGGGTGGGGGTGGAGGTAGCTTTGGTGTCATATTGGCCTACAAGGTGAAGCTCGTCCCAGTCCCACAGACGGTCACAGTGTTCCGCGTCGAGAAATTCCTAGAGGATAATGCAACTGACCTTGTCTATAAGTGGCAGTTGATAGCACCATCAACCGATGTGAACCTGTTCATGAGGCTATTGATCCAGCCAGTGAGTTCTAGGACCCAGAAGGGAGAGAAGACCATAAGAGCCTCGGTCGTGACCCTCTTCCTTGGTGGGGCCGACCGACTGCTCTCAATTTTGAGCAAGGACTTCCCGGAGCTGGGCCTGAAGAAAGAGAACTGCATGGAGATGAGCTGGATCGAGTCGGTCTTGTGGTGGGCTGACTTTGACAATGGGACTGCCCCGAGCGCCCTCCTAAGCCGGGTCCCTGACTCGGTGAATTTCCTCGAGAGGAAGTCTGACTACGTGCAGAAGCCAATATCAAAAGCTAATCTCGAGTGGCTGTGGAAGAAGATGATTGCTGCGGGGAAGACCGGATTGGTTTTCAATCCGTATGGGGGCAGGATGAACAAGATAGCCCCCTCGGACAGTCCGTTCCCTCATCGGGCTGGGAACCTCTACAAGATCCAGCACTCCATCAGTTGGACCGAGGAGGGGCCTGACGCCGAGAAAAACTACCTTTCCCAAATCAGAAGGGTTTACAGCTACATGACCCCCTTCGTGTCCAATAACCCAAGGGGTTCCTTCCTTAACTATAGGGACCTCGACATTGGGATTACTTCGGACAGCAAGAACAGCTACGCCGAAGGAGAGGTTTATGGGGTCAAGTACTTTAAGGGGAATTTTGACCGATTGGTGAAGATTAAAACTGCAGTTGATCCTACGAATTTTTTCAGGAATGAGCAGAGTATCCCTGTCAAAGCATAG